A stretch of the Aegilops tauschii subsp. strangulata cultivar AL8/78 chromosome 4, Aet v6.0, whole genome shotgun sequence genome encodes the following:
- the LOC109743374 gene encoding uncharacterized protein isoform X6, whose product MDPYSSYYRHHAPYPYYPPPGWEAGHKQMPEPDCSPCRPPYRPWPYSASMNHSGLPESHSCCSHTYPPGYYSFRPPFPQELPPPPYPLYYHGPFPPHHHPNPYSSSSYFGPLPLYPVDQTPYNGFYDKFKSHCCGCPNHVCHGDGGQKSNVKIEEHMPEVKPESNHKGADNNSSIIRNPNYQYPVMWLPSGDMKDNKGGGRSFEFPPHLFSKWFPQSGERTEDVKPADGSQKAKQVQWPMVWMPPGYGVETKPEAKKEPKEIEQSPKNTQEDPPSPKIKIIPLSWFGNDHHDQKPAARDGPGEQNGRSSATSQTAGTERRHDTIVDGNCKTVPVVPEKPNSGNEPAISVVQEKPNSANEPATISVVPEKHGVEKKVHTCRTIPVMAEEESDEKKSYMGGNKEEKKAIIVQKEGENKKSNNVESTKAKPSKLPPVCLRVDPLPKKKSGNTSSRSSNQATQKVCEKVKDVKEAHGKNQETKLSEHQKEGKMPIKEKSSDEIATNTGPRNVTVLDASVKHAQEKQVSTSMTDQKVQPSVSAEAQENVSARSLQECDKNRKEDELKIRSEAPNLACEIKLSSPDAAVRIQSAYRGYHVRRWQPLEKLRKIKNVHKQMQDVEKQLQALEASSKQPTEKEHIAINETIMNLLLNLDTIQNLHPVVREARKSVARQLVCLQEKLDSLCKKLPAEPNHPKSEEASLTGVDGEQLPSSVNSNESMHDELSSEVALKLSQDGDSTEQKHQTEEPSTAKEEVQDEEKAAAAGECQGVPPTDVMPDAASSGLITEKKHQIEEPGILREECAEEQKDGEKGEESSTHHIEPLHYTPARQNCHTEESDQRVSRTTTEDGKTSMTTACMDSELAADNDGSAEGGQVQESAPVGISWLKHDAAPAEDQFKEPGAPSLHLEDEDSSVPSKAADPHENDPAIADDSIAIMTPADQQEESVNADMQKEVAETMVDSDKEPNGMGDAGNMDYVTGANAETTKQEKIGLVGPEATRQCDVSHMGDSALVEQQNEGGSAMENTVNDVIGVEPEAIALESRVAAIVEETEAVPLEIDGKTTENTLDDAAPLENRDKIMENTMNVAIGEDPEAAVPLEVEGKTIENTLNDAVGEEPEAVPLESRVKTMENTLNDAGCPSKTSAEPALPESRGDGAPCEHGGATVYANPNSKVPSESHGGEQKEQDDDGGKVDVSESLACAVGANSAVPAQEAGEPEEGAAEGAFPEEEEAAATAPATRDDGLKSSYDGNNTGVSDENQKLKEMLQKVLASGNDQMGVIAELSDKVKSLERKLAAHKRRRPKVRVQHRPARDATANDVH is encoded by the exons ATGGATCCATACTCCTCATACTACAGGCATCATGCTCCCTATCCATATTACCCCCCTCCTGGCTGGGAGGCTGGGCACAAGCAGATGCCTGAACCGGACTGCTCGCCATGTCGGCCACCGTATCGCCCTTGGCCGTACAGTGCTAGCATGAATCACTCAGGCCTTCCAGAGTCCCACAGCTGCTGCAGCCACACATACCCTCCTGGTTACTACAGTTTCAGACCCCCATTTCCCCAAGAACTTCCACCACCACCTTATCCTCTATACTACCATGGTCCGTTCCCGCCGCATCATCATCCAAACCcctactcatcatcatcatactTCGGCCCACTCCCACTTTATCCTGTTGATCAAACACCATACAATGGTTTTTATGACAAGTTCAAGAGCCATTGCTGCGGGTGTCCGAACCATGTTTGCCATGGAGATGGAGGGCAGAAGAGCAACGTGAAAATCGAAGAACACATGCCTGAAGTGAAGCCTGAGAGTAACCACAAGGGTGCAGACAATAATTCCAGCATAATTCGGAACCCAAACTACCAGTACCCGGTGATGTGGCTACCGTCTGGTGACATGAAAGACAACAAGGGTGGCGGAAGAAGCTTTGAGTTTCCACCTCATCTCTTCAGCAAGTGGTTTCCTCAGAGTGGAGAGAGGACAGAGGATGTGAAGCCAGCCGATGGCAGTCAGAAGGCGAAACAAGTTCAGTGGCCAATGGTTTGGATGCCACCAGGATATGGCGTTGAGACCAAACCAGAAGCTAAAAAAGAGCCGAAGGAGATCGAGCAGAGTCCAAAGAACACGCAAGAAGATCCACCTTCGCCGAAGATCAAGATTATTCCATTGTCATGGTTTGGAAATGATCATCATGATCAAAAGCCTGCTGCCAGGGATGGCCCTGGAGAACAAAATGGACGATCATCAGCGACGAGTCAGACTGCAGGCACGGAGCGTCGGCATGACACGATAGTGGATGGAAATTGCAAAACCGTCCCAGTTGTGCCCGAGAAACCAAACAGTGGAAATGAACCTGCTATTTCAGTTGTGCAGGAGAAACCAAACAGTGCGAATGAACCTGCTACTATTTCAGTTGTGCCGGAGAAACATGGTGTTGAGAAGAAGGTTCATACCTGCAGGACCATCCCGGTTATGGCTGAGGAAGAGAGTGATGAGAAGAAGTCCTACATGGGTGGAAACAAAGAGGAAAAGAAGGCCATCATTGTTCAGAAGGAGGGAGAAAATAAGAAAAGCAACAATGTTGAATCAACAAAGGCTAAGCCTTCAAAATTACCCCCCGTATGCTTGCGAGTGGATCCTCTGCCAAAGAAGAAATCAGGAAACACATCTTCAAGGTCATCCAACCAAGCAACCCAGAAGGTTTGTGAAAAAGTGAAGGATGTGAAAGAGGCCCATGGCAAGAACCAGGAGACAAAGCTATCAGAACATCAGAAAGAGGGTAAGATGCCGATTAAAGAGAAATCGTCTGATGAGATTGCCACAAATACAGGACCTAGGAATGTGACAGTGCTAGATGCTTCTGTGAAGCATGCGCAAGAGAAACAAGTTTCGACAAGCATGACTGATCAGAAGGTGCAACCTAGTGTCAGTGCTGAAGCGCAAGAAAATGTCAGTGCGAGGAGCTTGCAGGAGTGTGACAAAAACCGAAAGGAGGATGAGTTGAAGATCCGAAGTGAAGCTCCAAATTTAGCCTGCGAAATCAAGTTATCATCACCAGATGCCGCTGTTCGTATTCAGTCTGCATACAGAGGGTACCATGTACGAAGATGGCAACCTTTGGAGAAACTACGGAAGATCAAGAATGTACATAAACAGATGCAAGATGTGGAGAAGCAGCTGCAGGCCCTCGAAGCTTCTTCAAAGCAGCCGACGGAGAAAGAGCACATCGCTATTAATGAGACCATCATGAATTTGCTTCTGAACCTTGACACCATTCAG AACTTGCATCCAGTTGTGAGGGAGGCTAGGAAGTCTGTTGCTCGACAGCTAGTTTGTTTGCAGGAGAAGCTTGACTCTTTGTGCAAGAAACTGCCTGCTGAACCAAATCACCCTAAGAGTGAGGAAGCAAGTCTCACAGGAGTGGATGGGGAACAATTGCCTTCCTCAGTTAACTCCAACGAGTCTATGCACGATGAACTTTCATCGGAAGTTGCCTTGAAGTTGAGCCAAGATGGAGATTCTACTGAACAGAAACATCAGACGGAGGAACCAAGTACTGCAAAAGAAGAAGTGCAAGATGAA GAGAAAGCTGCAGCAGCTGGTGAATGTCAAGGAGTACCACCGACGGATGTCATGCCTGATGCAGCTTCATCAGGACTTATCACTGAGAAGAAGCACCAAATTGAAGAGCCAGGCATTTTGAGGGAAGAATGTGCTGAAGAA CAGAAAGATGGAGAGAAGGGTGAAGAATCATCAACGCACCACATCGAGCCATTGCATTATACACCTGCTAGGCAAAACTGCCACACTGAAGAATCAGATCAAAGGGTTTCTCGTACTACAACTGAGGATGGCAAAACTTCAATGACTACAGCATGTATGGACAGTGAATTGGCTGCTGATAAT GACGGTTCGGCAGAAGGGGGTCAGGTGCAGGAATCTGCTCCCGTTGGTATCTCGTGGCTGAAACATGATGCTGCCCCTGCTGAAGACCAGTTCAAAGAACCAGGTGCTCCATCCCTTCATCTGGAGGATGAGGATTCTTCTGTGCCTTCAAAAGCTGCAGATCCACATGAAAATGATCCAGCCATTGCAGATGACTCCATAGCAATCATGACTCCAGCAGATCAACAAGAAGAGTCCGTCAATGCCGACATGCAGAAAGAAGTTGCAGAGACCATGGTTGATTCAGACAAAGAACCAAATGGAATGGGCGATGCCGGTAACATGGACTACGTTACCGGTGCAAATGCAGAGACCACAAAGCAAGAAAAAATTGGTTTGGTAGGACCAGAAGCGACAAGGCAATGTGATGTTTCTCATATGGGCGATTCAGCCCTTGTGGAGCAGCAAAATGAAGGTGGCTCTGCCATGGAAAATACTGTGAATGATGTCATTGGAGTGGAGCCTGAAGCCATTGCATTGGAAAGCAGAGTCGCTGCCATTGTAGAGGAGACTGAAGCTGTACCATTGGAAATCGATGGCAAGACCACCGAAAATACTCTGGATGATGCCGCACCATTGGAGAACAGAGACAAAATCATGGAAAATACTATGAATGTTGCAATTGGAGAGGACCCTGAAGCTGCTGTACCACTGGAAGTCGAAGGCAAGACCATTGAAAATACTCTGAATGATGCAGTTGGAGAGGAGCCTGAAGCCGTACCACTGGAAAGCAGAGTCAAGACCATGGAAAATACACTGAACGACGCAGGATGTCCGAGTAAAACGAGTGCTGAACCTGCCCTGCCTGAAAGTAGAGGCGACGGAGCACCATGTGAACACGGCGGTGCAACGGTTTACGCCAATCCTAACTCCAAGGTGCCTTCGGAGAGCCATGGTGGCGAGCAGAAGGAGCAGGATGATGATGGAGGTAAAGTAGATGTTTCTGAATCTCTAGCATGTGCAGTAGGAGCAAATTCTGCTGTACCTGCACAAGAAGCAGGCGAGCCGGAAGAAGGTGCTGCTGAAGGAGCATTtccagaggaagaagaagcagcgGCTACGGCCCCTGCGACTCGCGATGATGGCCTGAAGAGCAGCTACGACGGCAACAACACAGGAGTGAGCGACGAGAACCAGAAGCTCAAGGAGATGCTGCAGAAGGTGCTCGCGTCCGGGAACGACCAGATGGGGGTCATCGCGGAGCTGAGCGACAAGGTGAAGTCGCTGGAGAGGAAGCTCGCGGCGCACAAGAGGAGGAGGCCCAAGGTGAGGGTGCAGCACCGGCCGGCCAGGGACGCAACGGCCAACGACGTGCACTGA
- the LOC109743374 gene encoding uncharacterized protein isoform X1: MDPYSSYYRHHAPYPYYPPPGWEAGHKQMPEPDCSPCRPPYRPWPYSASMNHSGLPESHSCCSHTYPPGYYSFRPPFPQELPPPPYPLYYHGPFPPHHHPNPYSSSSYFGPLPLYPVDQTPYNGFYDKFKSHCCGCPNHVCHGDGGQKSNVKIEEHMPEVKPESNHKGADNNSSIIRNPNYQYPVMWLPSGDMKDNKGGGRSFEFPPHLFSKWFPQSGERTEDVKPADGSQKAKQVQWPMVWMPPGYGVETKPEAKKEPKEIEQSPKNTQEDPPSPKIKIIPLSWFGNDHHDQKPAARDGPGEQNGRSSATSQTAGTERRHDTIVDGNCKTVPVVPEKPNSGNEPAISVVQEKPNSANEPATISVVPEKHGVEKKVHTCRTIPVMAEEESDEKKSYMGGNKEEKKAIIVQKEGENKKSNNVESTKAKPSKLPPVCLRVDPLPKKKSGNTSSRSSNQATQKVCEKVKDVKEAHGKNQETKLSEHQKEGKMPIKEKSSDEIATNTGPRNVTVLDASVKHAQEKQVSTSMTDQKVQPSVSAEAQENVSARSLQECDKNRKEDELKIRSEAPNLACEIKLSSPDAAVRIQSAYRGYHVRRWQPLEKLRKIKNVHKQMQDVEKQLQALEASSKQPTEKEHIAINETIMNLLLNLDTIQNLHPVVREARKSVARQLVCLQEKLDSLCKKLPAEPNHPKSEEASLTGVDGEQLPSSVNSNESMHDELSSEVALKLSQDGDSTEQKHQTEEPSTAKEEVQDEEKAAAAGECQGVPPTDVMPDAASSGLITEKKHQIEEPGILREECAEECSCQQQKDGEKGEESSTHHIEPLHYTPARQNCHTEESDQRVSRTTTEDGKTSMTTACMDSELAADNQDGSAEGGQVQESAPVGISWLKHDAAPAEDQFKEPGAPSLHLEDEDSSVPSKAADPHENDPAIADDSIAIMTPADQQEESVNADMQKEVAETMVDSDKEPNGMGDAGNMDYVTGANAETTKQEKIGLVGPEATRQCDVSHMGDSALVEQQNEGGSAMENTVNDVIGVEPEAIALESRVAAIVEETEAVPLEIDGKTTENTLDDAAPLENRDKIMENTMNVAIGEDPEAAVPLEVEGKTIENTLNDAVGEEPEAVPLESRVKTMENTLNDAGCPSKTSAEPALPESRGDGAPCEHGGATVYANPNSKVPSESHGGEQKEQDDDGGKVDVSESLACAVGANSAVPAQEAGEPEEGAAEGAFPEEEEAAATAPATRDDGLKSSYDGNNTGVSDENQKLKEMLQKVLASGNDQMGVIAELSDKVKSLERKLAAHKRRRPKVRVQHRPARDATANDVH, encoded by the exons ATGGATCCATACTCCTCATACTACAGGCATCATGCTCCCTATCCATATTACCCCCCTCCTGGCTGGGAGGCTGGGCACAAGCAGATGCCTGAACCGGACTGCTCGCCATGTCGGCCACCGTATCGCCCTTGGCCGTACAGTGCTAGCATGAATCACTCAGGCCTTCCAGAGTCCCACAGCTGCTGCAGCCACACATACCCTCCTGGTTACTACAGTTTCAGACCCCCATTTCCCCAAGAACTTCCACCACCACCTTATCCTCTATACTACCATGGTCCGTTCCCGCCGCATCATCATCCAAACCcctactcatcatcatcatactTCGGCCCACTCCCACTTTATCCTGTTGATCAAACACCATACAATGGTTTTTATGACAAGTTCAAGAGCCATTGCTGCGGGTGTCCGAACCATGTTTGCCATGGAGATGGAGGGCAGAAGAGCAACGTGAAAATCGAAGAACACATGCCTGAAGTGAAGCCTGAGAGTAACCACAAGGGTGCAGACAATAATTCCAGCATAATTCGGAACCCAAACTACCAGTACCCGGTGATGTGGCTACCGTCTGGTGACATGAAAGACAACAAGGGTGGCGGAAGAAGCTTTGAGTTTCCACCTCATCTCTTCAGCAAGTGGTTTCCTCAGAGTGGAGAGAGGACAGAGGATGTGAAGCCAGCCGATGGCAGTCAGAAGGCGAAACAAGTTCAGTGGCCAATGGTTTGGATGCCACCAGGATATGGCGTTGAGACCAAACCAGAAGCTAAAAAAGAGCCGAAGGAGATCGAGCAGAGTCCAAAGAACACGCAAGAAGATCCACCTTCGCCGAAGATCAAGATTATTCCATTGTCATGGTTTGGAAATGATCATCATGATCAAAAGCCTGCTGCCAGGGATGGCCCTGGAGAACAAAATGGACGATCATCAGCGACGAGTCAGACTGCAGGCACGGAGCGTCGGCATGACACGATAGTGGATGGAAATTGCAAAACCGTCCCAGTTGTGCCCGAGAAACCAAACAGTGGAAATGAACCTGCTATTTCAGTTGTGCAGGAGAAACCAAACAGTGCGAATGAACCTGCTACTATTTCAGTTGTGCCGGAGAAACATGGTGTTGAGAAGAAGGTTCATACCTGCAGGACCATCCCGGTTATGGCTGAGGAAGAGAGTGATGAGAAGAAGTCCTACATGGGTGGAAACAAAGAGGAAAAGAAGGCCATCATTGTTCAGAAGGAGGGAGAAAATAAGAAAAGCAACAATGTTGAATCAACAAAGGCTAAGCCTTCAAAATTACCCCCCGTATGCTTGCGAGTGGATCCTCTGCCAAAGAAGAAATCAGGAAACACATCTTCAAGGTCATCCAACCAAGCAACCCAGAAGGTTTGTGAAAAAGTGAAGGATGTGAAAGAGGCCCATGGCAAGAACCAGGAGACAAAGCTATCAGAACATCAGAAAGAGGGTAAGATGCCGATTAAAGAGAAATCGTCTGATGAGATTGCCACAAATACAGGACCTAGGAATGTGACAGTGCTAGATGCTTCTGTGAAGCATGCGCAAGAGAAACAAGTTTCGACAAGCATGACTGATCAGAAGGTGCAACCTAGTGTCAGTGCTGAAGCGCAAGAAAATGTCAGTGCGAGGAGCTTGCAGGAGTGTGACAAAAACCGAAAGGAGGATGAGTTGAAGATCCGAAGTGAAGCTCCAAATTTAGCCTGCGAAATCAAGTTATCATCACCAGATGCCGCTGTTCGTATTCAGTCTGCATACAGAGGGTACCATGTACGAAGATGGCAACCTTTGGAGAAACTACGGAAGATCAAGAATGTACATAAACAGATGCAAGATGTGGAGAAGCAGCTGCAGGCCCTCGAAGCTTCTTCAAAGCAGCCGACGGAGAAAGAGCACATCGCTATTAATGAGACCATCATGAATTTGCTTCTGAACCTTGACACCATTCAG AACTTGCATCCAGTTGTGAGGGAGGCTAGGAAGTCTGTTGCTCGACAGCTAGTTTGTTTGCAGGAGAAGCTTGACTCTTTGTGCAAGAAACTGCCTGCTGAACCAAATCACCCTAAGAGTGAGGAAGCAAGTCTCACAGGAGTGGATGGGGAACAATTGCCTTCCTCAGTTAACTCCAACGAGTCTATGCACGATGAACTTTCATCGGAAGTTGCCTTGAAGTTGAGCCAAGATGGAGATTCTACTGAACAGAAACATCAGACGGAGGAACCAAGTACTGCAAAAGAAGAAGTGCAAGATGAA GAGAAAGCTGCAGCAGCTGGTGAATGTCAAGGAGTACCACCGACGGATGTCATGCCTGATGCAGCTTCATCAGGACTTATCACTGAGAAGAAGCACCAAATTGAAGAGCCAGGCATTTTGAGGGAAGAATGTGCTGAAGAA TGTTCATGTCAGCAGCAGAAAGATGGAGAGAAGGGTGAAGAATCATCAACGCACCACATCGAGCCATTGCATTATACACCTGCTAGGCAAAACTGCCACACTGAAGAATCAGATCAAAGGGTTTCTCGTACTACAACTGAGGATGGCAAAACTTCAATGACTACAGCATGTATGGACAGTGAATTGGCTGCTGATAAT CAGGACGGTTCGGCAGAAGGGGGTCAGGTGCAGGAATCTGCTCCCGTTGGTATCTCGTGGCTGAAACATGATGCTGCCCCTGCTGAAGACCAGTTCAAAGAACCAGGTGCTCCATCCCTTCATCTGGAGGATGAGGATTCTTCTGTGCCTTCAAAAGCTGCAGATCCACATGAAAATGATCCAGCCATTGCAGATGACTCCATAGCAATCATGACTCCAGCAGATCAACAAGAAGAGTCCGTCAATGCCGACATGCAGAAAGAAGTTGCAGAGACCATGGTTGATTCAGACAAAGAACCAAATGGAATGGGCGATGCCGGTAACATGGACTACGTTACCGGTGCAAATGCAGAGACCACAAAGCAAGAAAAAATTGGTTTGGTAGGACCAGAAGCGACAAGGCAATGTGATGTTTCTCATATGGGCGATTCAGCCCTTGTGGAGCAGCAAAATGAAGGTGGCTCTGCCATGGAAAATACTGTGAATGATGTCATTGGAGTGGAGCCTGAAGCCATTGCATTGGAAAGCAGAGTCGCTGCCATTGTAGAGGAGACTGAAGCTGTACCATTGGAAATCGATGGCAAGACCACCGAAAATACTCTGGATGATGCCGCACCATTGGAGAACAGAGACAAAATCATGGAAAATACTATGAATGTTGCAATTGGAGAGGACCCTGAAGCTGCTGTACCACTGGAAGTCGAAGGCAAGACCATTGAAAATACTCTGAATGATGCAGTTGGAGAGGAGCCTGAAGCCGTACCACTGGAAAGCAGAGTCAAGACCATGGAAAATACACTGAACGACGCAGGATGTCCGAGTAAAACGAGTGCTGAACCTGCCCTGCCTGAAAGTAGAGGCGACGGAGCACCATGTGAACACGGCGGTGCAACGGTTTACGCCAATCCTAACTCCAAGGTGCCTTCGGAGAGCCATGGTGGCGAGCAGAAGGAGCAGGATGATGATGGAGGTAAAGTAGATGTTTCTGAATCTCTAGCATGTGCAGTAGGAGCAAATTCTGCTGTACCTGCACAAGAAGCAGGCGAGCCGGAAGAAGGTGCTGCTGAAGGAGCATTtccagaggaagaagaagcagcgGCTACGGCCCCTGCGACTCGCGATGATGGCCTGAAGAGCAGCTACGACGGCAACAACACAGGAGTGAGCGACGAGAACCAGAAGCTCAAGGAGATGCTGCAGAAGGTGCTCGCGTCCGGGAACGACCAGATGGGGGTCATCGCGGAGCTGAGCGACAAGGTGAAGTCGCTGGAGAGGAAGCTCGCGGCGCACAAGAGGAGGAGGCCCAAGGTGAGGGTGCAGCACCGGCCGGCCAGGGACGCAACGGCCAACGACGTGCACTGA